GACGTTTGAGCAGCTTTTCCAGGATCCGGTCCACGCGCTCGGTCGCTTCGCCCAGCGTTTCCCCCTGGGGAGGCCGCACCGACTCAGGCTGTTCCTGAAATTGCCGATAGATGGTCGGCTGGCGGCGTTTTACCTCGTCGATGCACATCCCCTGCCACAGCCCCTGGTTGACGTTCTGCATACCGCGCAGCGGCTTGAGCTTGACGTCCAAGGCGTCGGCGATCGCCGTGGCCGTCGCTTGGGCCGACTGGCACATCGAGCAGTAGATGGCGCTGATGTCCCGGTGCGCCAGCTCCTTGGTCAGGCGCGCCACCTCGTCTTTGCCGTGCTCGTTAAGCGGCACGTCCAGGTCGCCCTGAATCCGCCCTTGGTCGACGTAGTCGGTCGCACCCGGGCGAACCACGATGATTTTCAACATGGTGTTGTTTTTCTGTACCGTCTTTTTAGTTGTGCATCTCGAGAGTGCCGTTGCCCGCGTATGTGCGGCGCACTCACTGCCTGTTCAATTCTTGCGCACCGCGACCCGTGCCTTCTCCTGCAGGCCGCCGATGGCGGCGCGATAATCCTTCGCGTGAAAGATTCCCGACCCCACGGAATACAGCTGCGCGCCGGCCGCCGCCGCCGCAGCGATCGTTTCGCCGTGAATTCCGCCGTCGATCTCCAACAGCGGCACTGTTCCTGGTCGATCGCGCAGCGCGCGAAGCTTTTCCAAGGCCACCGGCTCGAACGCCTGTCCTCCGTAACCAGGGTTCACACTCATTACCAGCACCGAGTCGCAGTGCGGCAGGCAGTGCTCGATCGCCGAAACAGGCGTCGGCGGATTGAACGCCAATCCGGCCGCCGCGCCGCAAGCGCGAATCTGTTGCAGCACCGCCGCGGCGTCCTTCGTAGCCTCAACGTGGATCGTCACCAGGTCGGCGCCCGCCTTCACAAAGCGTTCGACGTACCGCTCGGGCCGATCGATCATCAGGTGCGTCTCGATCGGCAACTGCGTCATCTTCCGCACCGTCTCGACCACCACGAAGCCGTACGAAATATTGTCGACGAACAGCCCGTCCATCACGTCCAAGTGCAGCGCCGGAACTCCCGCCGCTTCGACGCGCGCCACCTCATCGGCTAAATGGCCGAAGTCGCACATCAGCAGCGACGGCAGTATGCCCGGCACGC
The sequence above is a segment of the Pirellulales bacterium genome. Coding sequences within it:
- a CDS encoding histidine phosphatase family protein; translation: MLKIIVVRPGATDYVDQGRIQGDLDVPLNEHGKDEVARLTKELAHRDISAIYCSMCQSAQATATAIADALDVKLKPLRGMQNVNQGLWQGMCIDEVKRRQPTIYRQFQEQPESVRPPQGETLGEATERVDRILEKLLKRHREGVIALVIPEPLGSLVKARLCQGKVGDLWQASACHGDWQLLEISPEKVS
- the rpe gene encoding ribulose-phosphate 3-epimerase; amino-acid sequence: MPGILPSLLMCDFGHLADEVARVEAAGVPALHLDVMDGLFVDNISYGFVVVETVRKMTQLPIETHLMIDRPERYVERFVKAGADLVTIHVEATKDAAAVLQQIRACGAAAGLAFNPPTPVSAIEHCLPHCDSVLVMSVNPGYGGQAFEPVALEKLRALRDRPGTVPLLEIDGGIHGETIAAAAAAGAQLYSVGSGIFHAKDYRAAIGGLQEKARVAVRKN